The genomic region CCATCGCCGGCCAGGACCAGGCCAAGGCCGAGGAGCTGGTGAACGCCGCCCACCAGGTGTGCCCCTACTCCCGCGCCACCCGCGGCAACATCGAGGTCAACCTCTCCGTGACGACCGCCTGACACGTCACCGAACGGCCGCCCCGGGCACAGTGCCCGGGGCGGCCGTCCGTCATCGTCGGAGCCGCACCGCCTAGGCGGCGGCCTCCAGGAGCAGGAGCTGGTCCAGGACGTCCTGGAGCGTGACCAGGCCCATCAGGCCGTCGTCCTCCACCAGCGACAGGTGGCTGCGACTCTCCCGCATGATGCCCATCGCCGCGTACATCGGCGTGTCCGCGTGCAGGGTCAGCACCGGACGCATCAGGTCGGCGGCGGTCGTGCCCGCCGGACTCGTCAGCGCCTCGCGCACGTGCAGCACACCCACCGGCTCGCCCCGGTCCATCACCACCAGACGCAGGTGCGTGGACTCCCGGGAGACCCGCTTGATCTCCTCCAGCCCGTCCTCGGGCCCGACCGACGCGATCTCCTCGCGCGGCGTGACGATCTCGCTCAGCGGACGCGAGTTCACCTCCAGGGCGGTGGCCAGCTGGTCACGGCGCTCGGAGTCCAGCGCGCCCGCCTTGGCGGAGTGCTCCACCAGCTCGCGCACGTCCTCCGGACCGTGCCCGGCCGACACCTCGTCCACGGCCTCCACGCCCACCCGGTGCAGCGACCAGTTCGCCATGCCGTTGAGCATCACCAGCAGCGGCCGGGTGAACCACATGAACGCCCGCATCGGGATCGCCAGCATCGT from Nocardiopsis aegyptia harbors:
- a CDS encoding hemolysin family protein, whose protein sequence is MSDMNVWLALGVTAAIIALSAFFVAIEFALVAARRYRLEAAAETSASARAALRSARDLSLLLAGSQLGITLCTLALGAISKPAVHHLLEPLFSGLPHAVASVVSFVLALVVVTFLHLVVGEMAPKSWAISHPEKSATMLAIPMRAFMWFTRPLLVMLNGMANWSLHRVGVEAVDEVSAGHGPEDVRELVEHSAKAGALDSERRDQLATALEVNSRPLSEIVTPREEIASVGPEDGLEEIKRVSRESTHLRLVVMDRGEPVGVLHVREALTSPAGTTAADLMRPVLTLHADTPMYAAMGIMRESRSHLSLVEDDGLMGLVTLQDVLDQLLLLEAAA